In Phalacrocorax aristotelis chromosome 6, bGulAri2.1, whole genome shotgun sequence, one DNA window encodes the following:
- the RGS4 gene encoding regulator of G-protein signaling 4 isoform X2 — translation MCKGLAALPATCLKSAKDMKHRLGFLLQKSDSCDYSSSQGKKEKISSSQRVSQEEVRKWADSLENLIHHDSEPGFMHTGEDEPQYAGAYTVLL, via the exons ATGTGCAAGGGACTCGCTGCACTGCCAGCCACTTGCTTAAAAAG TGCCAAAGACATGAAGCATCGTCTGGGCTTCTTGCTGCAGAAGTCAGACTCCTGTGACTACAGCTCTTCCCAGggcaagaaggagaaaatatctTCAAGCCAGAG ggttaGCCAAGAGGAAGTCAGAAAGTGGGCAGACTCTTTGGAAAACTTGATCCATCATGACA GTGAACCTGGATTCATGCACACGGGAGAAGACGAGCCACAATATGCTGGAGCCTACACTGTCCTGCTTTGA
- the RGS4 gene encoding regulator of G-protein signaling 4 isoform X1, whose product MCKGLAALPATCLKSAKDMKHRLGFLLQKSDSCDYSSSQGKKEKISSSQRVSQEEVRKWADSLENLIHHDRGLAAFRAFLKSEYSEENIEFWVSCEDYKKTKSPAKLSPKARKIYDEFISVQATKEVNLDSCTREKTSHNMLEPTLSCFDEAQRKIFTLMEKDSYRRFLKSHYYLDLVSPPGAGCRPENCKSSHSHTLDCNSNIISQCA is encoded by the exons ATGTGCAAGGGACTCGCTGCACTGCCAGCCACTTGCTTAAAAAG TGCCAAAGACATGAAGCATCGTCTGGGCTTCTTGCTGCAGAAGTCAGACTCCTGTGACTACAGCTCTTCCCAGggcaagaaggagaaaatatctTCAAGCCAGAG ggttaGCCAAGAGGAAGTCAGAAAGTGGGCAGACTCTTTGGAAAACTTGATCCATCATGACA GAGGACTGGCTGCTTTCCGTGCTTTTCTCAAATCTGAGTACAGTGAGGAAAACATCGAGTTCTGGGTCAGTTGTGAGGACTACAAGAAAACCAAATCACCAGCCAAGCTCAGCCCCAAGGCCAGAAAGATCTATGATGAGTTCATCTCAGTGCAGGCAACAAAAGAG GTGAACCTGGATTCATGCACACGGGAGAAGACGAGCCACAATATGCTGGAGCCTACACTGTCCTGCTTTGATGAGgctcagagaaaaatattcaccCTCATGGAAAAGGATTCTTACCGCCGTTTCCTCAAGTCCCACTACTACCTGGACTTGGTGAGCCCACCTGGTGCTGGTTGCAGGCCCgaaaactgcaaaagcagccACAGTCACACCTTAGACTGCAACTCAAACATCATCTCTCAGTGCGCCTGA